The DNA region GCCGCCGCCCCGCCAGCCCGCAGGCCTCGGAGGGCGAGCCCTACACCGTCCGTCGATGGGGCACCGGCCTCGGCGCGAGCGCGTTCGCGGGCGCCATCTCCGGCCTCATCGGCGTGGGCGGCGGCTTCATCAAGGTGCCGGTGATGACGCTCGCGATGGAGCTGCCGTTCAAGGTCGCGGTGGCGACCTCGAACTTCATGATCGGCGTGACCGCCGCCGCGAGCGCCTACGTGTACTACGCGCGCGGCGACCTCGAGGTCGCGGTGGCCGCGCCGGTGGTGGTGGGCGTGTTCGCCGGCGCGCGCCTGGGCGCGACGCTGCTCGGCCGCATCCCGGCGGCGCGGCTCCAGGCGGCGTTCTCCGCGCTGCTCGTCCTGCTGGGCGGCCGCATGGTGTGGGACGTGCTGCGGGAGCTGCCGTGAACCGCACGGTGTCGCTCGCGCTCTGGGCCGGCACGCTCACCGGCGTCGGCCTCTGCGGCGCCGCCACGCTCGCGTACGCGCTCGACGTGGAGGCCGCGAGCCACCTCGCGCGCCTCGGCGTCATCGCGCTCTTCGTCACGCCGCCGCTCCGGCTCGCGGTGGCCGCCGGCGGCTTCTTCGCGGTGGGTGAACGCCGCTTCGGCGCCGCCTCGACGGTGGTGCTGCTCGCGCTGCTCGCGGCCGCGGTCCACGCCGCGAACCGCTGATCGGCGCCGACCGCGCGGGGCCCGCCGTCGCGCGGGGGCGCGCCCGGCGCGGCGCGCGTGCGTACGTTGCCGGCGGAGCCGCCGCGCATGTCCTGCCCGTTCCTTCGCCGCTCGCACCCGCCCCGCTGCGGCGGGGTGGACGGAGCGGCCCAAGCGGTCCCGCACGAAGCGTCAACGTCCCTGTGCCGGGTCGCTCATCAGGGTTGCCTCGTCTTCCGGGTGATCCGCGCCACCGGACGGGCAGTGCATCCCTCCGATTTCAGGGCATGGGTTGCCGCTTCCGTCGCACCAGGAAGGACCGGACCCGATGCGCCCACCCCCTCCGACGCAGATGCGTCATAAACCCTCGGAACCCCGAAGGAGATCGCGACCGCTCGGGATGCGAGTGACCACTCGTTCGCAGGGCTGTAGTATGTGGGTCCTGTCTCCACACGGAGGCAAAGGGGGTGCTGGCCATGATGCGAGCGAACGTTCGCGTTCCCGCTCCGCGCGGGGCTGCCGCTCATTGCGACGCGGGTGGGCTTCTGCGCGCCGACCGGCAAGCGGAGGAGATGCTGAAGGTGTTCTTCGCGGATGCCGCCGACGGCGCGCTGATGCCGTCCGAGCTCCGCGGCCTCACCGACGGGGCCCAGAACGGGCCGCCCGGCGTGCGCCGCACGCTGGTGATGGAGGGCCACGGCGAGCGGCTCCGCATCGAGGTGACCGCCGTCGGGAAGGGCAAGACGCAGCTCCACCTCTGGCGTGAGCCGCTCCCGGAGCCGCTGCAGGCCGGCCCCGAGGCCGCCACCGCCACGCCGGCCGACGGCCTCACCCAGCGCGAGCGGGAGGTCGCGCTGCTCGTGGCCGACGGGCTCCGCTCCCGCGAGGTGGCCGAGCGGCTCGGGATCGCCTCCCAGACCGTGAAGAGCCACCTCAAGACCATCTTCGACAAGCTGGGCGTGCGGAATCGCGTCGAGCTCGCGCGGAGGCTGGTGCAGCACTAGCGACGGGCGGCCGCGGGCCGCTCGCGACGGGCCTCTCCGGCGGCGTCCGGCGCCGCCGCGACGCCCGTTCCTCGTCCGGACCGCGCGCGGGCGGCGCTTGCCGTTCGCCGGCGCGCGGCGGTAGCGTTCGCGATCCACCATGGTGACGCTCCCCGACGTCCAGGCCGCGCTCGGCCGGATCCGCGACCGGATCTACCTCTCCCCCTGTGCCCGCACCGAGACCCTCTCCCGCCTGAGCGGCACCAGCGCCTTCCTCAAGCTCGAGAATCTACAGATGACCGGCTCCTACAAGGAGCGCGGCGCCCTCAACACGCTGCTGCTGGCAGGGGAGGCCGAGCGCGCCCGGGGGCTCATCGCGGCGAGCGCCGGCAACCACGCGCAGGGGGTCGCGTACCACGCCGGTCGCCTGGGGGTGAAGGCCACCATCGTGATGCCCGAGTCCACGCCCATCATGAAGGTGGCGAACACCCGGGCCCACGGCGCGCGCATCGTGCTCCACGGGGCGAACTACGACGAGGCGTACGCCGAGGCGCGGCGGCTCGAGCAGGCCGAGGGGCTCACCTTCGTGCACCCGTTCGACGACCCGCGCATCATCGCCGGCCAGGGCACGGTCGGGCTCGAGATCCTCGAGCAGGTCCCGGAGGTGGACGCGATCCTGGTGCCCATCGGCGGCGGTGGGCTCGCCTCCGGAGTGGCCGTGGCCGCGAAGGCGCTGCGCCCCGAGGTTCGGATCGTGGGCGTGGAGACCGAGGTGCTTCCCAGCATGCTCGCGGCGCTCGAGGCGGGCCGGCCGGTCACGCTCGAGCCCGCCAGCACCATCGCGGACGGCATCGCCGTGAAGCGCGCCGGCGACCTCACCTTCGACCACGTCCGGCGCCTGGTGGACGAGATCGTCACCGTCTCGGAGGAGGAGATCGCGAGCGCGATCCTGTACCTGCTCGAGAAGGAGAAGACGGTCGCGGAGGGGGCCGGCGCCGTCGCGGTGGCGGCGCTCATGAACCGCCGGGCCGCCGGGCTCGAGGGGCGGCGCGCGGTCGCCATCGTCTCCGGGGGCAACATCGACGTGAACCTGGTCGCGCGCATCATCGAGCGGGGCCTGGTGAAGGACGGGAGGCTGGTGCGGGTGAGCGTCGCGCTCACCGACAAGCCGGGGCAGCTCGCCAAGGTCTCGGCGATCATCGCCCACCACCGCGCCAACGTGATCGAGGTCCACCACACGCGCGCGTTCGCGACGCGGTTCGGCGACACGACCCTGCAGCTCACGCTGGAGACCCGCGGCCTCGAGCACGTCCAGGAGCTCCTCCAGGCGCTGCGCGAGCGCGGGTACCAGGTGCAGCAGCTCGGGATCTGACGTGTCCTTCCGCGCCCGGACCGCCATCGCCGCGCTCCTGCTCGCCGCCGCGATCGGGTTCGCCGCCGGCTGGCTGGTCGGGCTGCGGTCGGACGACAGCGTGGAGGCGCGGGTCCGGGACGAGGCGCACCGGCTCCGGGAGCGCATCCACGAGCTGTCCCGCTGAGGATCGCCGGCCCACGGGTCACGCCGGCCGCGCCCGCCCCTCCCTCGTCGGGAACGTCCACGCGGAGGGCCCCACCGTGCGCGCCTCGCCCATTGCGGCAAACGGCATCGTCCGTTATGGTCGGCCCTCTCCCGGCCCGTTCCCGGCCGTCCGGCCGGTCCGCGTCCTGGGGCCCCTCGCCCGGATGACCGATCACGGACGCGCCGCACCGTTCCTCGAAGCCGGCGATCATCGGGGGGCCGCCGAGGCGGTGCTCCGCGAGTACGGCCCGCAGCTCCTCGGCTACCTCTCCTCGATCCTGCGCAACGACGCCGACGCGGCCGAGGTGTTCTCGCAGTTCACCGAGGACCTGTGGCGCGGCCTCCCGGGGTTCCGCCGCGAGTGCCCGATCCGCGTGTGGGCCTACCGGCTCGCCTGGCACGCCGCGGCCCGCCACCTCCGCGACCCCTACCGCGGCCGGGGCCGCCGCCTCGAGACCCACGAGCTCTCTCGCATCGCCGACGAGGTCCGCTCCTCCGCGCTGCTGGGGCGGCGCGAGGCGCGGCAGCGCGGGATCGATCGGCTGCGCGCGCGCCTGCAGCCGGACGAGCAGACGCTCCTGGTGCTGCGGCTCGACCGGGGCCTCTCCTGGCGCGAGGTCGCGACCGTGCTCGCCGACGAGGGCGACGCGGTGGACGAGCCGGCGCTCCGGAAGCGGTTCGAGCGCCTGAAGGAGAAGCTCGCGCGGATGGCGCGGGAGGAGGGGCTGCTCGAGTAGCGGCCGCATCCCATGCGCGAGGCGCCCCGCGTGATCCCCCCGGAGCTGGAGGGCGAGAGCCAGGAGTTCTCGGACCTGCTGCTCGAGCTCGCCGCCGCGCCGGCGCGCGATCCCTCGCAGCTCGCCGCGCCGCTCGAGGCCGGGATGGTGGTGGGCCGCTTCGAGCTGCTCCGCGAGATCGGCCGCGGCGGCTTCGGCCTGGTGTTCGAGGCGCGCGATCGCGAGCTGGGCCGGCTGGTCGCGTTCAAGGCGATGCGCCCCTCCCGCGCCGAGCCGGCCGCGCTGGAGAAGCCGCTCCGCGAGGAGGCGGAGGCGGCGGCGCGGCTCAACCACCCGAACGTCGTCACGCTGCACGACTTCGGGATCCACGAGGGCACGCCCTACCTCATCCTCGAGCTGCTCCGCGGCGAGACGCTCCAGCAGCGGCTGAAGCGCGGCCGGCTGCAGCCGGAGGAGGCGGTGCGGATCGCGCGCGACGTGGCGAGCGGCCTCGTCCACGCGCACTCGCGCGGCGTCCTCCACCGCGACCTGAAGCCCGGCAACGTGTTCCTCACCGAGGCGGGCGGCGTGAAGCTGCTCGACTTCGGCCTGGCGCGGCTGCTCGACCGGGCCAGCCTGGCCGGCGGCACGCCCGCGTACATGGCGCCCGAGCAGCTCCGCGGCGAGCCCGGCGACGCGCGGGCGGACGTGTTCAGCGCCGGCGTGGTGCTGTGGCAGATGCTCACCGGCGAGCTGCCGTTCCCGGTGGTGGACGGGCGCAGCACCGTGCTCGACCCGGGCCCGCCGCCGCGGCTCCCGCTGGAGGACGCGCCGCCCGCGCTCGCCTCGCTGCTCACGGCGGCGCTCTCGCAGGCCCCCACCGGGCGCCCGCAGACCGCGCTCGGCCTGCTCGACGGGCTCGCCGGCGTGGAGCAGGCCTACGCCGGCCGCGCCGCGGCGCAGGCCCGCGCCGCCCGCCTGCGGCGGCTGCGCCGGACCGCCGCCGCGGCGGCCGGGCTGGTGGTGCTGGGGCTCGCCGCGGCCGCGGCGCTCGCCATCCGGAGCGGCGCCCACGCCGAGCGGGCGCTGCGGGCGGCGCGCGTCGCGGGCACCGCCGACGGCGCCTCGGATCCGCTGGTCGCGGCGCTGCTCATGGCCGAGCTGCCCGACGAGCCGCCGCCCCGCGCGGTCGCCATCGCGCAGCGCCTGCTCTCGGAGCCCATCCCGGAGACCGTGCTCGACGGCGTGCCGAAGGGGCTCGGCCTCGCGGTGAGCCCGGACGGCGCCTGGGTCGCGGTCGGCGGCGAGCAGGGCGGCGCCAAGCTCTGGCGCGCCGACGGCACCGGGGCGCCGCGCGTGCTCGCCGCGGACGGCGCGGCCCGCACGGACGGGCTCGCCTTCACGCCCGACGGCCGCCGCCTCGTCACCGCCGATCACGCCGGCGCCCTGCGGGTCTTCGCGCTCGACGGCGACGCGCCGCCGCGCACCCTGCCGGCCGGCTCGGTCCCGCTGGTCAAGCTCGCGCTCGATCCGGCCGGCCGGGTGGCGGCGGCCGGCGCGCTCGACGGACGGCTCTGGCTCGCGGACGTCACCGGCGCCGCGGGCGGGACGCCCCCGCGCGCGGTGCTCCACGACGGCGCCGTGCTCGCGCTCGCGTTCTCGCCGGACGGCGCCCGCGTCGCGACCGGCTCGGTGGACGGGTTCGTGCGGGTGATCGCGTCGCCCTCGGGCGCGGTGCTCGCGACCGCGCCGCTCCCGGGCGGCGTGCCGTTCTCGGTGGCGTGGTCGCCCGACGGCCGCGTCATCGCGGTCGGCTCGGAGGACGGGCTGGTGCGCCTGCTCGGGCCCGACGGGCGCATCCGGCAGACGCTCGGCGCGCCCGGCATGGCCGTGTCCTCGGTCGAGTTCGACCGCGCCGGCACGCGCGTGGTCGCGGGCTCGCAGGACGGCGCCGCGCACGTCTGGCGCCTGGGCGCCGCCGGACCGGAGATCCGGCTGCGGGGCCACCGCGGGGGCGTCGCGTACGCCGCGTTCGCGCCCGACGGGCGCCACGTCATCACCGGCGGCACCGACGGCACGGTGCGCATCTGGCGCGCGGACGGCGAGGGCACGCCGGTGGTGCTGCGCGGCCACACCGTGATCGACGGCGCGCCCACGCCGGACGGGACCCGCGTGTTCACCCGCGGCACCGACGACGTGATCCGCGTGTGGCGCACCGACGACCCCCGCCAGCGCGGGCAGCTCGTCGGGCACGAGGCGCTGGTGGACACGGTGGAGTGGACGCGCGACGGCACGCGCGTGCTCACCGCGAGCCACGACGGCACCGCCCGGCTCTGGCCGGTGCACGGCGGCGCGGCGCTCACCGTGCGCGATCCGGGGAACGTGATCCACTCCGCCGACCTCGATCCCACCGAGCGCACGTTCGTGACCTCCTCCGAGGATCGCACCGTGCGCGTGTGGGACGCCGCCACCGGCGCGCTGGTGCGCGAGCTGCGCGGGCACGAGGGCCCGGTGCTGTCGGCCGCGTTCAGCCCGGACGGCACGCTCATCGCGAGCGGCTCGCTCGACAAGACCGTGCGCGTGTGGCGCGCCGACGGCACCGGGACGCCGCTCGTGTTCCGGGGCCACGGCGCGGTGCTCACGGCCGTGACCTGGACGCCGGACGGCAAGGCGGTCATCTCGTCGTCGCAGGACGAGGCCTCGGCGCACGTGTGGCCGCTCGACGGCTCGCCGCCGCGGATCATCAAGACCGAGCGCCCGGTGTTCCGCGCGGTGGTGGCCCCCGACGGCACCCTGCTCGTGCCGGAGCAGGGCGGCACGCTGCGGCTGTTCGGCCCGGACGGCGAGGAGCGGGCGCCGTTCCCGGCGCTGCCGGAGGGCCTGTTCTCCGCCGCCGTGAGCCGCGACGGCCGCCGCTGGGCACTCGCCTCGAGCGACGGCAGCGTCCGCGTGTACCCGCGCGACGGCACCGGCGACCCGCTGGTGCTCCGCGCGCACGAGGGCGCGGTGGGCCACGCCGCGTTCAGCCCGGACGGCACCGAGCTCGCCACCGTGTCCGCCGACGGGACCGCGCGCGTCTCCACCGTGGACTGGGCCCGGCTCCGCGCCGCGCTCCGGGGCGCGACGTCCGCGTGCCTGCCCGTGGCGCACCGGGTCCAGGTGCTGGGTGAGGCGCGCGCCGAGGCGGAGCGCCGCTTCGCGGCCTGCGAGACCGCCCACGGCCGTGTCCCGCCACGCGCGGCCGCCCCGGGGAGCCCGCGATGACCGTCCGCCGCCCGCCCGCGCTCGCCGCGCTCGCGCTCGCCGCCGTCGCCACCCTCCTGCCGGCGCCGTGCGCGAGCGCCGACGCGCCCGACCGGCGGCGCGAGCCGCCGCCCAGCGCCGAGCTCCCCCCGCCCGGCGCGGAGCGGATCGAGATCGACGTCGTCTTCCCGGACTGGCAGTACACCGGCACGTTCCGGCTCCGCAGCGCCTCGGGGGCGACGCTCGACGAGGGCGTGGCTCGGGACATGGGCGGGTTCCCTGCCGGCGGCGGCGTGGTGGAGCGGGTGCTGGAGGGCGGGCGCGGCACGCTGCGCGTCCGGCTGACCACGGCGCGCAAGGGCGCGGCGGCGCCGGTGGTGGGGCGCTGGCGGCTGCTCGACGGCACCGGCGCCTACGCGACGATGACGGCGAACGGCACGTTCACCTCGTGCTCCAGCGGCAAGGCCGGCCGGAGCAGCCTGTACGAGCAGTGGTACATGCTCGGCCACGCCCGCTGAGGCGCGCTACGCCGGCGGGCGCGGCTCGGGCGGCAGCCCCGGCAGCACCTCCGCCAGCGCCGCCAGGAACC from Anaeromyxobacter dehalogenans 2CP-C includes:
- a CDS encoding sulfite exporter TauE/SafE family protein, producing the protein MTALLLAAVGLGAGTLGALMGIGGGIIVVPILTAGFGLPFRHAVAVSLVVIIASSSSAAASYVDRKLSDMRVGVVLELATVTGAMLGSAVAGLAPVGVLKALFAAVAVYSALVMWRRRPASPQASEGEPYTVRRWGTGLGASAFAGAISGLIGVGGGFIKVPVMTLAMELPFKVAVATSNFMIGVTAAASAYVYYARGDLEVAVAAPVVVGVFAGARLGATLLGRIPAARLQAAFSALLVLLGGRMVWDVLRELP
- a CDS encoding DUF1634 domain-containing protein, whose amino-acid sequence is MNRTVSLALWAGTLTGVGLCGAATLAYALDVEAASHLARLGVIALFVTPPLRLAVAAGGFFAVGERRFGAASTVVLLALLAAAVHAANR
- a CDS encoding helix-turn-helix transcriptional regulator, which produces MLKVFFADAADGALMPSELRGLTDGAQNGPPGVRRTLVMEGHGERLRIEVTAVGKGKTQLHLWREPLPEPLQAGPEAATATPADGLTQREREVALLVADGLRSREVAERLGIASQTVKSHLKTIFDKLGVRNRVELARRLVQH
- a CDS encoding threonine ammonia-lyase, whose protein sequence is MVTLPDVQAALGRIRDRIYLSPCARTETLSRLSGTSAFLKLENLQMTGSYKERGALNTLLLAGEAERARGLIAASAGNHAQGVAYHAGRLGVKATIVMPESTPIMKVANTRAHGARIVLHGANYDEAYAEARRLEQAEGLTFVHPFDDPRIIAGQGTVGLEILEQVPEVDAILVPIGGGGLASGVAVAAKALRPEVRIVGVETEVLPSMLAALEAGRPVTLEPASTIADGIAVKRAGDLTFDHVRRLVDEIVTVSEEEIASAILYLLEKEKTVAEGAGAVAVAALMNRRAAGLEGRRAVAIVSGGNIDVNLVARIIERGLVKDGRLVRVSVALTDKPGQLAKVSAIIAHHRANVIEVHHTRAFATRFGDTTLQLTLETRGLEHVQELLQALRERGYQVQQLGI
- a CDS encoding DUF1049 domain-containing protein, with protein sequence MSFRARTAIAALLLAAAIGFAAGWLVGLRSDDSVEARVRDEAHRLRERIHELSR
- a CDS encoding RNA polymerase sigma factor: MTDHGRAAPFLEAGDHRGAAEAVLREYGPQLLGYLSSILRNDADAAEVFSQFTEDLWRGLPGFRRECPIRVWAYRLAWHAAARHLRDPYRGRGRRLETHELSRIADEVRSSALLGRREARQRGIDRLRARLQPDEQTLLVLRLDRGLSWREVATVLADEGDAVDEPALRKRFERLKEKLARMAREEGLLE
- a CDS encoding serine/threonine-protein kinase, which encodes MIPPELEGESQEFSDLLLELAAAPARDPSQLAAPLEAGMVVGRFELLREIGRGGFGLVFEARDRELGRLVAFKAMRPSRAEPAALEKPLREEAEAAARLNHPNVVTLHDFGIHEGTPYLILELLRGETLQQRLKRGRLQPEEAVRIARDVASGLVHAHSRGVLHRDLKPGNVFLTEAGGVKLLDFGLARLLDRASLAGGTPAYMAPEQLRGEPGDARADVFSAGVVLWQMLTGELPFPVVDGRSTVLDPGPPPRLPLEDAPPALASLLTAALSQAPTGRPQTALGLLDGLAGVEQAYAGRAAAQARAARLRRLRRTAAAAAGLVVLGLAAAAALAIRSGAHAERALRAARVAGTADGASDPLVAALLMAELPDEPPPRAVAIAQRLLSEPIPETVLDGVPKGLGLAVSPDGAWVAVGGEQGGAKLWRADGTGAPRVLAADGAARTDGLAFTPDGRRLVTADHAGALRVFALDGDAPPRTLPAGSVPLVKLALDPAGRVAAAGALDGRLWLADVTGAAGGTPPRAVLHDGAVLALAFSPDGARVATGSVDGFVRVIASPSGAVLATAPLPGGVPFSVAWSPDGRVIAVGSEDGLVRLLGPDGRIRQTLGAPGMAVSSVEFDRAGTRVVAGSQDGAAHVWRLGAAGPEIRLRGHRGGVAYAAFAPDGRHVITGGTDGTVRIWRADGEGTPVVLRGHTVIDGAPTPDGTRVFTRGTDDVIRVWRTDDPRQRGQLVGHEALVDTVEWTRDGTRVLTASHDGTARLWPVHGGAALTVRDPGNVIHSADLDPTERTFVTSSEDRTVRVWDAATGALVRELRGHEGPVLSAAFSPDGTLIASGSLDKTVRVWRADGTGTPLVFRGHGAVLTAVTWTPDGKAVISSSQDEASAHVWPLDGSPPRIIKTERPVFRAVVAPDGTLLVPEQGGTLRLFGPDGEERAPFPALPEGLFSAAVSRDGRRWALASSDGSVRVYPRDGTGDPLVLRAHEGAVGHAAFSPDGTELATVSADGTARVSTVDWARLRAALRGATSACLPVAHRVQVLGEARAEAERRFAACETAHGRVPPRAAAPGSPR